In Bacillus sp. KH172YL63, one genomic interval encodes:
- the trpS gene encoding tryptophan--tRNA ligase, which yields MKTIFSGIQPSGTITLGNYIGAMKQFTELQEEYHCYFCVVDQHAITVAQDKMELRKNIRSLAALYIACGIDPEKATLFIQSEVPAHAQAGWILQCVTYIGELERMTQFKDKSHGKEAVSAGLLTYPPLMAADILLYGTDLVPVGEDQKQHLELTRNLAERFNNKYNDIFTVPEVRIPKVGARVMSLQDPLKKMSKSDANQKSFITLLDDPKQIEKKIKSAVTDSDGIVKYDKENKPGVSNLLSIYSILEGSTIEELEQRYEGKGYGDFKGDLAEVVVNAIKPVQDRYYELIDSEELDDILDRGAEKANFAANKMLKKMEKAMGLGRKDRKRK from the coding sequence ATGAAGACAATCTTTAGCGGGATTCAGCCGAGCGGGACGATTACACTCGGTAACTATATTGGGGCAATGAAGCAGTTCACTGAGCTGCAGGAAGAATATCATTGCTATTTCTGCGTGGTGGACCAGCATGCCATAACGGTGGCGCAGGATAAAATGGAGCTGCGCAAGAACATCCGCAGTCTGGCAGCACTTTATATTGCATGCGGGATCGACCCGGAGAAAGCAACACTTTTCATTCAATCTGAGGTGCCTGCCCATGCACAGGCCGGATGGATCCTGCAATGCGTCACGTATATCGGTGAGCTTGAAAGGATGACACAATTTAAAGATAAATCCCACGGTAAGGAAGCCGTTTCAGCTGGCCTGTTGACGTATCCGCCATTGATGGCAGCAGATATCCTGCTGTACGGTACGGATTTGGTACCTGTCGGTGAAGATCAGAAACAGCATTTGGAATTAACAAGAAATCTTGCCGAGAGATTCAACAATAAATATAATGACATCTTTACGGTTCCAGAGGTGCGCATTCCAAAAGTCGGGGCACGGGTCATGTCCCTTCAGGATCCATTGAAGAAAATGAGCAAGTCGGATGCAAACCAGAAGTCATTCATTACGCTGCTGGACGATCCGAAACAGATTGAAAAGAAAATCAAGAGTGCCGTGACGGATTCCGACGGCATCGTGAAATATGATAAAGAAAATAAACCTGGTGTCTCAAACCTTCTTTCCATTTATTCGATCCTTGAAGGAAGCACAATCGAAGAACTCGAGCAAAGGTATGAAGGCAAAGGGTACGGCGACTTTAAAGGAGACCTTGCCGAGGTGGTCGTCAATGCCATCAAGCCCGTCCAGGACCGCTACTACGAACTGATCGACTCTGAAGAATTGGATGACATCCTCGACCGGGGCGCGGAAAAGGCCAACTTTGCGGCGAATAAAATGCTGAAGAAGATGGAAAAAGCAATGGGCCTCGGCCGAAAAGACAGAAAGAGAAAATAA
- a CDS encoding DUF3899 domain-containing protein: protein MIKLTFFHILTVLFFFVSIITGMCQEKSLLLSFIDSLFIVGITYVATGGLLFIFQKGFFNGIIYSLKRFRNSTKQGKFISQFDDLDETKEAYEEYGVQRSYSITKSILMVGSVAFILSIALSYLLYT, encoded by the coding sequence ATGATCAAACTTACCTTTTTTCACATCCTAACAGTATTATTTTTCTTTGTGTCGATCATCACCGGCATGTGTCAGGAGAAATCCCTGCTTCTTTCCTTTATAGACAGCTTGTTTATAGTGGGCATTACTTATGTAGCAACAGGCGGGCTTCTTTTTATATTCCAAAAAGGCTTCTTCAACGGTATTATTTATTCCCTTAAAAGATTCCGGAACAGTACCAAACAAGGAAAATTCATTTCCCAATTCGATGATTTGGATGAAACGAAGGAAGCATATGAGGAATATGGCGTTCAACGCTCCTATTCCATCACAAAATCGATCCTGATGGTCGGCAGTGTCGCGTTCATCCTTTCCATCGCCCTCTCCTACCTTCTGTACACTTGA
- the opp3b gene encoding oligopeptide ABC transporter permease, translating to MVRYTIQRIVYMIITLLIIATATFFLMKLLPGSPLQNAERLSPEQQQIILDKYGLNDPLPEQYINYMVNLAQGDLGLSFQYDNRPVTQMIGDRIGPSALLGFQAMVLGTFLGLLIGIIAAIKHNTWLDYGSTFLAVIGISIPSFVFAGLLQYYVGVKLEWLPVALWGEYKHTILPTLSLTVFVVATIARFMRTEMLEILNSDYILLATAKGISKTGTVLKHAVRNALIPIVTILGPMTVGIMTGTLVIERIFAVPGLGDQFVVSINTNDYTVIMGITLFYSALFIAVIFLVDILYGIIDPRIRLAGGKK from the coding sequence ATGGTCAGATATACAATTCAACGTATCGTCTATATGATCATCACTTTGCTTATTATCGCAACCGCCACGTTCTTTCTGATGAAGCTCCTGCCTGGATCTCCACTACAAAATGCAGAAAGACTGTCTCCGGAACAACAACAAATCATCCTGGATAAATACGGCCTGAATGACCCGCTGCCAGAGCAATATATCAACTATATGGTTAACCTGGCTCAAGGGGATTTAGGTTTATCCTTCCAATATGATAACCGCCCAGTTACACAAATGATTGGAGATCGTATTGGTCCTTCCGCACTTCTTGGATTCCAAGCTATGGTATTAGGAACATTTCTAGGATTATTGATCGGTATTATTGCAGCGATCAAACATAACACATGGCTGGATTACGGATCGACATTCCTTGCTGTAATAGGTATCTCGATTCCATCATTCGTTTTCGCAGGATTGCTCCAATATTATGTTGGGGTAAAACTAGAATGGCTGCCAGTTGCCCTGTGGGGAGAGTACAAGCACACAATCTTACCTACTCTGTCACTGACGGTGTTCGTTGTTGCGACCATCGCCCGTTTTATGAGAACAGAGATGCTGGAAATTTTAAATTCAGATTATATTTTATTAGCCACTGCTAAAGGGATCTCCAAAACAGGAACTGTCCTGAAGCATGCTGTCCGAAATGCATTGATCCCGATTGTCACGATCTTGGGACCGATGACTGTAGGAATTATGACAGGTACGCTTGTAATCGAACGTATCTTTGCTGTTCCTGGATTAGGGGATCAGTTCGTCGTGTCCATCAATACAAATGATTACACTGTAATCATGGGGATCACCCTATTCTATAGTGCTTTATTCATTGCTGTAATCTTTTTAGTGGACATTCTTTATGGAATCATTGATCCACGTATTCGTTTAGCTGGAGGGAAGAAATAA
- a CDS encoding peptide ABC transporter substrate-binding protein, which translates to MKKKFSFLLVLLLALSTFLAACGGDKKSEGEEEGSGAGGTDEKKEQVLNLLEGSEIPSMDSTLATDSVSFKIMNNVFEGLYRLGENDEAVLGMAAEEPEISEDGKTYTFKIRDAKWSNGDAVTANDFVYAWQKALNPDTGAEYAYIMYDIKNAAKVNAGEVAPEELGVKALDDMTLEVQLETAVPYFKALLSFATFYPQNQKFVESQGDKFGLEADTAIYNGPFTLSEWKHEQSYQLTKNDSYWDAETVKLKEVNFNVVKDVATGVNLYETNKVDVAGLSAEFVDKYKSDENFKTKADTAVFFLRLNQANEVMKNVNARKAIDAAYDKQGMVDVLLNNGSIPAYFLVPKDFVTGPDGSEYREAVGDFGGYDTAKASEYWAKAKEELGKDSIELELLNYDSDSSKKVGEFLKEQLEQNLEGLTVSIKAQPFKQKLELESKGQYDFSFAGWGPDYPDPMTFVDMFVTDGAHNQMGYSNPEYDKLIEKAKGELLSDPEARWQAMVDAEKILFEDQAISPMYQRGTAFLERPYVKGLLRHSFGADASFKWAYIE; encoded by the coding sequence ATGAAGAAAAAGTTTTCATTCTTGCTGGTTCTTCTTCTGGCTCTGAGTACTTTCTTGGCTGCTTGCGGCGGCGACAAGAAAAGTGAAGGCGAAGAAGAAGGATCAGGTGCTGGCGGTACTGATGAAAAGAAAGAACAGGTACTTAACTTACTTGAGGGTTCTGAGATCCCATCTATGGACTCTACACTTGCAACTGACTCAGTTTCATTCAAAATCATGAACAACGTATTTGAAGGTCTTTACCGCTTAGGTGAAAATGACGAAGCTGTACTAGGTATGGCTGCTGAAGAGCCAGAGATCAGTGAAGACGGTAAAACGTACACGTTCAAGATCCGTGATGCTAAATGGTCTAACGGAGACGCAGTTACGGCAAATGACTTCGTTTACGCTTGGCAAAAGGCTTTGAACCCTGATACTGGTGCAGAGTATGCGTACATAATGTACGATATCAAAAATGCTGCTAAAGTAAATGCCGGTGAAGTTGCACCTGAAGAGTTAGGTGTTAAAGCCCTTGATGATATGACTTTGGAAGTTCAGCTTGAAACGGCTGTACCATACTTCAAAGCATTGCTTTCTTTCGCAACATTCTACCCACAAAACCAAAAATTCGTTGAGTCTCAAGGCGATAAGTTCGGTCTTGAAGCTGATACAGCAATCTATAACGGTCCATTCACACTTTCTGAGTGGAAGCATGAACAAAGCTACCAGTTAACGAAAAACGACAGCTACTGGGATGCTGAAACTGTAAAATTAAAAGAAGTTAACTTTAACGTTGTTAAAGACGTTGCAACTGGTGTAAACCTTTATGAAACAAACAAAGTTGATGTTGCGGGTCTTTCAGCTGAATTCGTAGACAAATATAAATCAGATGAAAACTTCAAAACAAAAGCTGACACAGCAGTATTCTTCTTACGCTTAAACCAAGCGAACGAAGTAATGAAAAACGTAAATGCGCGTAAAGCGATCGATGCTGCGTATGACAAGCAAGGTATGGTAGATGTACTTCTTAACAACGGTTCTATCCCTGCGTACTTCTTAGTACCAAAAGATTTCGTAACAGGTCCAGACGGTAGCGAATACCGTGAAGCTGTTGGCGATTTCGGTGGATATGACACAGCTAAAGCTTCAGAGTACTGGGCTAAAGCGAAAGAAGAGTTAGGTAAAGATTCTATCGAATTAGAATTACTTAACTACGACTCTGACAGCTCTAAGAAAGTCGGAGAATTCTTAAAAGAGCAACTTGAACAAAACCTTGAAGGTTTAACTGTGTCAATCAAAGCACAGCCGTTCAAGCAAAAGCTTGAATTAGAATCAAAAGGTCAATATGACTTCTCATTCGCCGGCTGGGGTCCAGATTATCCAGATCCGATGACTTTCGTTGACATGTTCGTTACTGACGGTGCTCATAACCAAATGGGATACTCTAACCCTGAATATGACAAGTTAATTGAAAAAGCGAAAGGTGAACTATTAAGTGATCCTGAAGCTCGCTGGCAAGCAATGGTTGATGCTGAGAAGATCCTTTTCGAAGATCAAGCAATCAGCCCAATGTACCAACGTGGAACTGCTTTCTTAGAGCGTCCATATGTTAAAGGTCTGTTACGTCACTCATTTGGTGCAGATGCATCATTCAAATGGGCTTACATTGAGTAG
- a CDS encoding beta-ketoacyl-ACP synthase III yields the protein MNTGIIGIGRYLPETILTNADLEKMVDTTDDWIRTRTGIEERRIANNEINTSDMAFEAAKKAISDAGITAEDIDLIMVATVTPDYPFPSVACLLQERLGAKKAAAMDLSAACAGFMYGMVTAKQFIDNGAYKHVLVVGVEKLSKITDWEDRNTAVLFGDAAGAAVLGPVPDGKGILAFELGSDGSGAKHLYQEEKLVMNGREVFKFAVRQMGESSINVIEKAGLSKEDVDFLIPHQANIRIMEAARQRLELPVEKMSKTVNKYGNTSAASIPVSLVEDLEAGRVKENDVVVMVGFGGGLTWGAIIMRWGK from the coding sequence ATGAATACAGGTATTATTGGAATTGGACGTTATCTTCCTGAGACGATCTTAACAAACGCTGACCTTGAGAAAATGGTAGACACAACGGATGATTGGATTCGTACAAGAACAGGCATCGAAGAGCGACGGATAGCAAATAATGAAATAAATACCTCTGATATGGCATTTGAAGCGGCCAAAAAGGCAATCTCTGATGCAGGGATCACAGCTGAAGATATTGATCTCATCATGGTCGCGACGGTCACACCTGATTATCCATTCCCATCTGTCGCCTGCCTGCTGCAAGAGCGCCTGGGGGCGAAGAAAGCAGCTGCGATGGATCTTAGCGCTGCATGTGCAGGCTTCATGTATGGTATGGTAACAGCGAAGCAGTTTATTGATAACGGGGCATATAAGCATGTACTTGTTGTCGGCGTAGAGAAACTATCGAAAATTACAGATTGGGAAGACCGCAACACAGCCGTGTTATTCGGAGACGCAGCAGGGGCTGCCGTACTTGGGCCGGTTCCGGATGGTAAAGGAATTCTTGCATTTGAACTTGGATCTGACGGTTCTGGGGCAAAACATCTTTATCAAGAGGAAAAGCTCGTGATGAACGGACGGGAAGTATTTAAATTTGCTGTGCGTCAAATGGGTGAATCGAGTATCAACGTGATTGAAAAAGCAGGACTCAGTAAAGAAGATGTAGATTTCCTGATTCCACACCAGGCGAACATTCGCATCATGGAGGCAGCAAGACAGCGCTTAGAGCTGCCGGTGGAGAAGATGTCCAAAACAGTCAATAAATACGGGAACACATCAGCGGCTTCGATCCCTGTTTCACTTGTAGAGGATCTCGAGGCTGGAAGAGTGAAAGAAAATGACGTAGTGGTCATGGTAGGCTTCGGTGGCGGATTAACATGGGGCGCCATCATCATGCGTTGGGGTAAATAG
- a CDS encoding DUF2929 family protein: MRFFWMFFWAFALSEMLTYVVSSMNGIEFHFVTGLIISVCVTVLVFLITLVLPNEPVEKH, translated from the coding sequence ATGAGATTTTTCTGGATGTTTTTCTGGGCTTTTGCTCTGAGTGAAATGTTGACATACGTTGTTAGTTCAATGAACGGAATCGAATTCCATTTCGTAACTGGATTGATCATTTCTGTTTGTGTAACAGTATTGGTGTTCCTGATCACGCTTGTTCTTCCAAACGAGCCGGTTGAGAAACATTAA
- a CDS encoding ComZ family protein, whose product MNQDKTMEFMQIAMKYFPQAKEQLDQTGVEFTPDMLQPFMTLFTQVMGEAYELGKRDALHKE is encoded by the coding sequence ATGAATCAGGACAAAACAATGGAATTTATGCAAATCGCAATGAAGTATTTCCCTCAAGCGAAAGAGCAGCTTGATCAAACAGGAGTGGAGTTCACTCCCGACATGCTGCAGCCTTTTATGACGCTTTTCACACAAGTTATGGGTGAAGCGTATGAATTAGGGAAACGGGATGCATTACATAAAGAATAA
- a CDS encoding BMP family ABC transporter substrate-binding protein, which translates to MKKQLYTILLTIIMLVLGGCSSGNGAHIEKVGLLVPETINDGVWGTKGYKGLLKIQSDYHADVFYKESMKSDTSIKQAVKEYEGEGVELLFGHGSEYASVFNELSGEYKDIHFVSFNGSATEKNTTSLQFKGYAMGFFGGMTAAKQSPAHHIGVIAAFDWQPEVQGFIDGAKYQDSDTKLTVKYTNHWDDQEIALTSLDAMMTDGVDVVYPAGDGYNVAVIEKLKEKGLYAIGYVSDQSDLGESTVLTSTVQHADKLYGVVAERFANGELDSGNLEFDFEDGVISMGKYSPLVPEEFQSQMKQHVKHYIETGKLPNGKESKQ; encoded by the coding sequence ATGAAAAAGCAATTATACACAATATTATTGACAATCATCATGCTTGTCCTCGGTGGTTGTTCCTCTGGGAATGGCGCGCATATAGAGAAAGTAGGTTTACTTGTTCCCGAAACAATAAATGACGGTGTATGGGGAACAAAAGGGTATAAAGGATTATTGAAAATTCAATCGGATTATCATGCAGACGTGTTTTATAAAGAGAGTATGAAGAGTGATACATCAATCAAACAAGCAGTAAAAGAATATGAAGGCGAAGGAGTGGAATTGCTCTTTGGTCACGGAAGCGAGTACGCCAGTGTGTTCAATGAGCTGTCCGGTGAATACAAAGATATCCACTTTGTCAGCTTCAACGGCAGTGCAACAGAGAAGAACACAACAAGCTTGCAATTCAAAGGGTACGCCATGGGATTCTTCGGTGGGATGACTGCCGCCAAACAGTCCCCTGCACATCATATCGGTGTCATAGCGGCATTTGACTGGCAGCCTGAGGTTCAAGGTTTCATCGACGGGGCAAAGTATCAAGACAGTGATACCAAACTGACCGTGAAGTATACGAATCACTGGGATGATCAAGAAATCGCCCTGACCTCACTGGATGCCATGATGACTGACGGCGTGGATGTTGTGTATCCTGCAGGTGACGGCTATAATGTAGCTGTAATTGAAAAGCTGAAGGAAAAAGGGCTTTATGCCATTGGATATGTATCCGATCAATCAGACCTTGGGGAATCGACGGTGCTGACGAGTACAGTACAACATGCAGACAAGTTGTACGGGGTAGTGGCTGAACGGTTTGCGAATGGTGAATTGGATTCGGGTAATTTGGAATTCGATTTCGAAGACGGTGTCATATCAATGGGTAAATATAGTCCTCTCGTTCCTGAGGAATTTCAATCTCAAATGAAGCAACATGTCAAGCACTACATCGAAACAGGAAAATTACCGAATGGAAAGGAATCGAAGCAATGA
- the fabF gene encoding beta-ketoacyl-ACP synthase II has translation MNKKRVVVTGLGSVTPLGNDVESTWKNIRAGKTGVGPLTRLNADEYPAKVAAELKDFNIEDFGVERKEARKMDRFTHYAIAASLMAVKDSKLDITDENAHRIGVWIGSGIGGMETFEQQYETFQKRGYRRVSPFFVPMIIPDMATGQVSIMLGAKGFNSCTVTACATGTNSIGDAFKVIQRGDADVMISGGAEAPITKMSVAGFCANTALSTNPDPEKASRPFDADRDGFVMGEGAGIVVLEELEHALKRGAPIYAEIVGYGCTGDAHHITAPAPAGEGGARAMKMALEDGGISPEEMDYINAHGTSTPYNDKYETMAVKEVFGEHAYKLAMSSTKSMTGHLLGAAGGVEAIFTVLAMKDSVLPPTINIDTPDPECDLDYVANQAREQEVNVAMSNSLGFGGHNATIVFKKYSDS, from the coding sequence ATGAATAAGAAACGCGTAGTGGTAACAGGCTTAGGAAGTGTGACGCCTTTAGGAAACGATGTTGAATCGACATGGAAAAACATTAGAGCGGGAAAGACCGGTGTAGGCCCGTTAACAAGGTTGAATGCCGATGAGTATCCAGCGAAAGTGGCGGCGGAATTAAAGGATTTCAATATTGAGGACTTCGGGGTAGAGCGTAAAGAAGCGAGAAAAATGGACCGCTTCACCCATTACGCCATTGCCGCATCCTTAATGGCCGTAAAAGATTCAAAGCTTGATATCACGGATGAAAATGCCCACCGTATCGGTGTTTGGATCGGATCAGGTATCGGAGGCATGGAGACATTTGAACAGCAATATGAAACGTTCCAAAAACGCGGATACCGTCGTGTGAGTCCTTTCTTCGTTCCGATGATCATACCTGATATGGCAACTGGACAGGTGTCCATCATGCTCGGTGCAAAAGGTTTCAACTCTTGTACTGTTACGGCTTGTGCAACAGGGACGAACTCGATCGGTGATGCTTTCAAGGTCATTCAACGGGGAGATGCCGATGTGATGATTTCTGGAGGGGCAGAGGCGCCGATCACGAAGATGAGTGTGGCAGGATTCTGCGCCAATACAGCCCTGTCAACGAACCCGGATCCGGAGAAGGCATCAAGACCGTTTGATGCAGACCGTGACGGCTTTGTCATGGGAGAAGGAGCGGGGATCGTCGTGCTTGAAGAACTTGAGCACGCACTGAAACGCGGTGCACCGATTTATGCGGAAATCGTCGGATACGGTTGTACAGGAGATGCCCACCATATCACGGCTCCTGCACCAGCAGGGGAAGGCGGGGCGAGAGCGATGAAGATGGCCCTTGAAGACGGTGGAATTTCTCCGGAAGAAATGGATTACATCAATGCACACGGCACAAGCACGCCGTACAACGATAAATATGAAACAATGGCTGTGAAAGAAGTGTTCGGTGAGCATGCCTATAAATTAGCGATGAGCTCAACGAAATCCATGACCGGACATCTGCTTGGCGCTGCAGGCGGAGTGGAAGCGATCTTCACGGTGCTGGCTATGAAAGACAGCGTGTTGCCGCCTACAATTAATATCGATACACCAGACCCTGAATGTGACCTTGACTACGTGGCAAACCAGGCAAGGGAACAAGAAGTGAATGTGGCGATGAGTAATTCATTAGGCTTCGGCGGCCATAATGCAACCATCGTATTTAAAAAGTATAGTGATTCATAA
- a CDS encoding DUF2268 domain-containing protein translates to MAVAPTDHWLENGIDKPLELLKKTINGKDDQQSFYQYLMKHGMYRSSRHAEDIYEKMKEMKLWERFSLYEKKYKRKWNGPSVPIYLFPVQERRGMFQSSMKKSGVCFKDEIFFFLTEQEDPKEYEALFVHEYHHCVRMKRLNKKDSQYTLLDSIIFEGLAEYAVKEYCGENYMAPWTKAYSEDEMTEYHKKWIQPNLEVKRRDPLHDQLLLGQKGYPKMLGYAAGMRLVEKSLLKEKVPTLRLIDKPSASFLSEK, encoded by the coding sequence GTGGCCGTTGCACCTACAGATCATTGGTTGGAGAATGGGATCGACAAGCCATTGGAGCTTCTGAAGAAAACGATAAACGGGAAAGACGACCAGCAATCATTTTATCAATATTTAATGAAGCACGGAATGTACAGGTCTTCAAGACACGCCGAAGATATTTATGAAAAAATGAAAGAAATGAAACTGTGGGAACGTTTTTCATTATATGAAAAGAAGTACAAGCGGAAGTGGAATGGACCAAGCGTCCCGATATATTTATTCCCTGTTCAGGAAAGAAGGGGGATGTTTCAGTCCTCCATGAAGAAATCAGGGGTGTGCTTCAAGGATGAGATATTCTTTTTCCTGACAGAACAGGAAGATCCGAAAGAGTACGAAGCACTGTTTGTTCATGAGTATCATCATTGTGTGAGGATGAAACGGTTGAACAAAAAAGACAGTCAGTACACATTGCTCGATTCCATCATCTTTGAAGGCCTGGCTGAATATGCAGTCAAAGAGTACTGTGGAGAAAATTATATGGCACCCTGGACGAAAGCATATTCCGAAGACGAAATGACAGAGTATCATAAGAAATGGATTCAACCGAATTTAGAAGTAAAGCGAAGGGATCCACTTCATGATCAATTGCTTCTTGGGCAAAAAGGGTACCCGAAAATGCTTGGCTATGCTGCAGGGATGCGGCTCGTCGAAAAATCCTTATTAAAAGAGAAAGTCCCGACATTGCGACTGATAGATAAACCATCTGCCTCATTTCTGTCGGAGAAGTAA
- a CDS encoding hydrolase, giving the protein MYQRLFQLEQEWCMIHYPERPNGFAVLIIGDANHYVDEKSSFWVQHEARYKWIQDLTNKGYIVYYSNLYGANWGSNQAVKLAKRLYQHVKRNEIINGKIHILAEGMGALVLKNLYPKMEDDIRSAVLFSPCVSVYDHLEQEREQKFFYKKMIKELSLTLDVMEEECETLISRQSLDYEVFKTISIPLYIVQPTTLNRYKNQFTLIKDIYTERLEKGKPTDLFFVLPEKRVSLGGKFASYFSLHEKEL; this is encoded by the coding sequence ATGTATCAGCGATTGTTTCAATTAGAGCAAGAGTGGTGCATGATTCATTATCCTGAACGTCCAAATGGTTTCGCTGTCCTGATCATCGGGGATGCCAATCATTATGTGGATGAGAAAAGCAGCTTTTGGGTTCAGCATGAGGCACGCTATAAATGGATTCAGGACCTGACAAACAAAGGATATATTGTGTATTATAGCAATCTTTACGGGGCGAATTGGGGGAGTAATCAGGCCGTGAAGCTCGCAAAGCGGCTGTATCAGCACGTGAAGCGGAATGAAATCATCAACGGCAAGATTCATATCCTTGCAGAAGGCATGGGGGCGCTTGTGCTCAAAAATTTGTACCCGAAAATGGAAGATGATATAAGAAGTGCCGTATTATTTTCCCCTTGTGTATCCGTATATGATCATCTGGAGCAAGAAAGGGAACAAAAATTTTTTTATAAAAAGATGATAAAAGAACTTTCACTCACCCTGGATGTGATGGAGGAAGAGTGTGAAACGCTTATTTCCCGGCAATCCCTTGACTATGAAGTGTTCAAGACCATTTCGATTCCTTTGTATATTGTTCAGCCGACAACTCTAAATCGTTATAAAAATCAATTCACTCTCATAAAAGATATATATACGGAGCGTTTGGAAAAAGGAAAACCGACCGATTTATTCTTTGTCCTCCCTGAAAAACGCGTCTCTCTTGGAGGGAAGTTTGCTTCATACTTTTCCCTGCATGAGAAGGAGTTATAA
- a CDS encoding YjbA family protein — protein MLYLHDVWVNWFEGEENGYNVCHFHEWRKEDVIELLDQVPLMKVDSELFHYIENDLSELPQQLLNNVYQKAYLRKNHERIQLDYCFIVTDGTGILAVDTIGYTVPIRKSRLIPRQEQLVYEMVESHETTSYLIHSEVKQEDSYHILSPSPYMMSGLTRKERQLKQLLFMALDQLHSSNNTAEIRYWYTEWAPQRYRTIQEMDFEEIWQMLYEEMQYGWSEKHLTLCENLIKGQPFFEKLWEVENRPKVN, from the coding sequence ATGTTATATCTTCATGATGTATGGGTAAATTGGTTCGAAGGCGAAGAAAATGGCTACAATGTCTGTCATTTTCACGAGTGGAGAAAAGAGGACGTAATTGAACTGCTTGATCAGGTGCCTCTTATGAAGGTGGATAGTGAACTGTTTCATTACATCGAGAATGATTTATCAGAGTTACCTCAACAACTTCTTAACAATGTTTATCAAAAAGCATATTTGCGTAAAAACCATGAACGAATTCAGCTTGATTACTGCTTCATCGTGACGGATGGGACCGGCATATTAGCGGTCGATACGATTGGTTACACCGTTCCGATTCGAAAAAGCAGGCTCATACCGAGACAAGAACAGCTCGTGTATGAAATGGTGGAAAGTCATGAAACAACTTCGTACTTGATTCATTCGGAAGTGAAGCAGGAAGATTCATATCATATCCTGTCGCCGAGTCCCTATATGATGAGTGGGTTGACGAGGAAAGAAAGGCAGTTGAAGCAGCTGTTATTCATGGCGCTCGATCAGCTTCACAGTTCGAACAATACGGCAGAGATTAGATATTGGTATACAGAGTGGGCGCCGCAGAGATACAGGACGATACAGGAGATGGACTTCGAAGAAATCTGGCAGATGTTATATGAAGAAATGCAGTACGGCTGGTCTGAAAAACACTTGACGCTATGCGAGAATTTAATTAAGGGACAGCCCTTCTTTGAGAAGCTGTGGGAAGTGGAGAACCGCCCTAAAGTGAATTAA